GCGCGGCCACGCTGGTCGCGATGATCTCAATCCTGGCCGCGTTTGTGGGTTGTGTGTCGGTGGAAGAACAGGGCGTCCGGGAGGCCCCTCCACAGCAGGCGACGGTGTCCTTCAGCTCCTACCCGAACGGCGCCGAGGTTCTGGTTGACGGCCAGTTCCGCGGGACGGTGCCGGTCAATCTGCACCTCACCGAGGGCACCCACACCGTC
This genomic stretch from Acidobacteriota bacterium harbors:
- a CDS encoding PEGA domain-containing protein codes for the protein MTMTEHQLNRWVSAATLVAMISILAAFVGCVSVEEQGVREAPPQQATVSFSSYPNGAEVLVDGQFRGTVPVNLHLTEGTHTVELRLEGHRPWKRELVVVAGDDTRVGATLQPE